CATTATTGGACAAGATCCATATCATGGACCTTCTCAAGCTAATGGTTTGGCCTTTTCAGTTGTAAAAGAGTGCAAAACTCCACCATCACTTAGAAATATTTTTGTAGAGCTTGTTGATGATATGGCTTGTTCTTATCCAAGTTCGCCAGATCTAACTCACTGGGCAAAAGAGGGTGTTTTACTAATAAACAGCGTCTTAAGTGTTGAGATGGCAAAAGCAAACTCTCATAAGAGCAGAGGATGGGAAGAGTTTACTAACTCTGTTATAAAAAAACTCTCAAAAGAGTATAAACATATAGTCTTTGTGCTTTGGGGAAATCCCTCACAAAAGAAAGAGAAGCTCATAGATACAAATAAGCATCTAATTCTAAAAGCTCCACACCCCTCGCCACTAAGTGCCTATAGAGGTTTTTTTGGCTCAAAACCTTTTTCAAAAGCAAATGCTTATCTAGCCAAACATAAAAGAGGCGAGATTAATTGGTGTTTGGATTGAGTTTTTTCTTGGAAGCCACTTAGTACTTCAAAGCCCCACAGGGCGAAGCTAAAGCATCGCTTCCGAAAGTCTTGCCAGCTTAATATTACTAGTTAGTTAATAGCTTAAACTTCGCCATAACAGGTAGATGGTCTGAATAACCTTCTCCTTTATGTCTTGGTATCCTTGCTTTTGAGATTTGCCATCTATAGATGTTTTTTTTCTTAAAGAGATAGTCTCTTTGTAGATTTTTTATGCTTCCATCAAGATAGAACATCTCTCTTTTGTCTAACAAAGATTGAGAGATTAAGATATTGTCAAGTGCTTCTTTTTTACCTCTATAGATGTAAGTATATCTATCATCTGGGTCTGCATCATACCAGAGGTTATAAAAATTATTTTGTTCATATTTTGTATTTTTGGCTCTTTGAGTCTGTTTTACACTTCGTAAAACATGGTTGATGCCAGTTTTGCCGTTGGTATCATTTAATCTTCTTATACGCTCAAACTTTATGTACTCTTCATAGTCGGAGTTAAAGTCACCCAGTAAGATGATGTTTTTATCATATCCAATCTCTTGGATTCTATCTCTTAAGAGTTTAGCAGAAAAAATTCTTTTACTTTCAGGTTTTGACTTTGAATTCCAGTGGTTTGCAAACAAGTAAAACTGGACTCCATCTATCTTAAACTTTGCCTCTAAGATATTTCTATATTTGTAAGTTTTTGTAACTTCTACTTCTTTAGTGTATACAAAGGGATACTTGCTTAAAATCGCTACATTTATAGCTGTATTTTTCTTGTTCGCAATTTTGTAAAATTCATAATAAAGTCCAGCTCTCTTTAGTGTAAAACGTAGGTCTTTTAGAGCTTTAAGGGAGTGAATCTCTTGTAGGGCTATGATGTCTGCATCTATCTCTTTTATGACTTTTGCAATATTTTGTAGTTTGATTTTGTATGTTTTTTGATTCCAGTTACTCTTAGTATTTGGCTTATACTCTCTATATTTGTAGCCTTTTTTCTCTAAATCAAAAAGGTTTTCAACATTATAAGAGGCAATACTCAAAACTCTATCTCCAAAGAGTGTGCCAAGAAGAGCAAAGAGTAAAAAGAGATGTTTCATTAGATGATTCCATTTAATCTCAACAAGCTCTGCGCATCAGGCTCTCTGCCCATCAGAGTTTTAAAATACTCATCCATACTCTTTGCCCCTCCACCTTTTAGTACAATATCAAGATAAGCCTTAGCTACGTTAGAGTCAAAAATCCCCTCATCAACCACGCTAAAAAAGAGATCAGCACTTAAAACCTCTGCCCATTTGTAACTGTAGTATCCAGCCGCATAACCACCTGCGAAGATATGAGAAAAGCCATTTTGAAACTTATTATATGCTGGTGGTTTTATAAGTGCAGTATCTTTTCTGATGGAATCTAGTAAGTCTTGAATACTCTCGCCACTATAAAGCTTTGAGTGGAGTTTAAAGTCAAACAAAGAGAACTCTAATTGTCTTAGCATCTGTGATGCTGACATAAAGTTTTTAGCACGAACAAGTCTCTCTATCATCTCATCTGGCAAAATTTCCTTTGTTTCATGATGAGATGCAAAGAGTTTTAAAACCTTTGGTTCATAAGCAAAGTTTTCTAAAAACTGTGATGGAAACTCAACTGCATCCCACTCCACTCCATTTACACCACTTACTTCAATCTCGCCAACTTCACTTAGTAGATGATGAATGGCATGACCCATCTCATGAAACAGAGTTACTACATCATCATGTCTTAAAAGTGATTTTTGCGTTTTACTAGATGGTGTAAAGTTACAAACTACAAAAGCAGATGCAAGTTTTACTTCGCCATCTTTAGTTTTAGAGTGAGTCTCAAAGTTGTGCATCCACGCTCCGCCTCGCTTGCTTTTTCTAGCTTCAAGGTCAAGATAGATTCTTGCTTTTAACTCGTCTTTTAGATAGATGTCATAAGCATTGGCTTTTTCATCCCAAAGCTTTTCATCCACTCTTACAAATGAGATGCCAAAGAGTCTATTTAAAAACTCAAATGTTCCATCTACTACTCTTGATTGCTCAAAATAAGGTCTATACTCCTCTTCATCTATCTCGTACTTCTTTTTTTTAAGCATCTCGCTATAGTAAGCAGTATCAAAACTCTCTAGTGGCTCTTTTGAGAGTGCTTGAACCTCTTTGAGCTCTTCTTTTGCCTGCTCTTTTGAGTTGTCTATTAGAGTTTGTAAAAAGTCTATAACGCTCTTTGTATCTTTTGCCATCTTAGATGCTAATGAGAGTTCTGCATAGTTACTAAAGCCTAAAATCTTGCTCATCTCATCTTTTAAACTAAGAAGTTCATCTATGATGGCTGCATTTTCTGGAGATCTAGTAACATAAGCTTTGTAAAGCTCTTCTCTTATCTTGCAGTTAGGACCATAAGTCATGTAAGCTATGTATGATGGCATCTGAAGGGTGAATCTGTACTTTGTAACTCCATCCTCTTCAAACTTAGCACTCTCTATATCACTCTTTAAAAGTCCATCAACATCCTTTGCATCAGATGTTACATACTCATATGCATTGGTTGCATCTAGGAGGTTTTGAGAGAAGTCATTTGAGAGTTGGCTCTTTTTGATATTTATCTCTTGAAGTCTTGTCTTTGACTTTTTATCAAGATGAGCACCGCTTAATTCAAAGTGCAAGATGTTTAAATCTAGAACTCTTTTTTGCTCAAAGTTTAAAGTTTTAGCTTCATCTTCTAAAATCTCTTTATAAGCCCTGTAAATCTCTATATTTTGAGATAGTTTTGTAGAGTAATCTGTAATGATGGGCAGAGAGTCGGCATATACTTTTTGCGATTCATCTGAATTGTTTACCGCATTTATGTGTGAGAGTGGCGAGAAAAACAGCTCAAGTCTCTCTTCATTTTCTTGTAGTGGTTTGACAAAAGAGCTATAACTCTTTTTATCAAGCTTGAGTAACTCATCAACGCTTTTATTATTTTGCTCTATAATCTTTTGTAAATCATCTATAAAACTCTCTAAATTTAGACTAAATTTTAAAAATTTGCTCATTATCTATCTTCCTCATCTCTTTTTAATTTTATGGCTTTAAATCTATCTATCAAAATCTCATCATATTCATCAGAGAGTCTAAAGAGCCTCTCTAATGCAACTCTTCCCTCATCAAATGTGAGAGAAGAATCGACTATAAGATAAGATAGATAGATACTGTTTTCATTTATGGAAAACTGCAAGTAGCTAAGGTTTTCATTCTCACTAAGAAGATAATCATAGATATTTTCTATATCCTCTTTTGGAATTCTACAAAGCTTAGAATCACCGATAATGATGCCATTTTCATAGTAGTTAATCTCTATTCTTGCACTTCCATAGTCAACTCTCCACGAGGCTTGAGAGCGTCTTGAGAGGGTGACGTTTATGTTAAGTGAATCAAGTATATCTTCTAAGCGTTTTGTAGCACCTGATGGAGTGTAGCCTTTTCGTCTAAGCTTTGCAATCTCTAGCTTTGTACCACACTCAGGGCAGTAGTCATTTTTGATATCTTTTTCTTTTATAAGATTTTTACAAGATGGACACTTTATGATGTTTATTTCGCCTACTTCTTTGAAATTTTGTATAGCTTCTTTTACATAAAA
The sequence above is a segment of the Sulfurimonas hongkongensis genome. Coding sequences within it:
- a CDS encoding endonuclease/exonuclease/phosphatase family protein → MKHLFLLFALLGTLFGDRVLSIASYNVENLFDLEKKGYKYREYKPNTKSNWNQKTYKIKLQNIAKVIKEIDADIIALQEIHSLKALKDLRFTLKRAGLYYEFYKIANKKNTAINVAILSKYPFVYTKEVEVTKTYKYRNILEAKFKIDGVQFYLFANHWNSKSKPESKRIFSAKLLRDRIQEIGYDKNIILLGDFNSDYEEYIKFERIRRLNDTNGKTGINHVLRSVKQTQRAKNTKYEQNNFYNLWYDADPDDRYTYIYRGKKEALDNILISQSLLDKREMFYLDGSIKNLQRDYLFKKKNIYRWQISKARIPRHKGEGYSDHLPVMAKFKLLTN
- a CDS encoding uracil-DNA glycosylase, which translates into the protein MLKQLLGATNWSSLVSSQMQMSYFIKLEKFIENEYETKKIFPPKEQIFRAFELVKPEDVKVVIIGQDPYHGPSQANGLAFSVVKECKTPPSLRNIFVELVDDMACSYPSSPDLTHWAKEGVLLINSVLSVEMAKANSHKSRGWEEFTNSVIKKLSKEYKHIVFVLWGNPSQKKEKLIDTNKHLILKAPHPSPLSAYRGFFGSKPFSKANAYLAKHKRGEINWCLD
- a CDS encoding M3 family metallopeptidase encodes the protein MSKFLKFSLNLESFIDDLQKIIEQNNKSVDELLKLDKKSYSSFVKPLQENEERLELFFSPLSHINAVNNSDESQKVYADSLPIITDYSTKLSQNIEIYRAYKEILEDEAKTLNFEQKRVLDLNILHFELSGAHLDKKSKTRLQEINIKKSQLSNDFSQNLLDATNAYEYVTSDAKDVDGLLKSDIESAKFEEDGVTKYRFTLQMPSYIAYMTYGPNCKIREELYKAYVTRSPENAAIIDELLSLKDEMSKILGFSNYAELSLASKMAKDTKSVIDFLQTLIDNSKEQAKEELKEVQALSKEPLESFDTAYYSEMLKKKKYEIDEEEYRPYFEQSRVVDGTFEFLNRLFGISFVRVDEKLWDEKANAYDIYLKDELKARIYLDLEARKSKRGGAWMHNFETHSKTKDGEVKLASAFVVCNFTPSSKTQKSLLRHDDVVTLFHEMGHAIHHLLSEVGEIEVSGVNGVEWDAVEFPSQFLENFAYEPKVLKLFASHHETKEILPDEMIERLVRAKNFMSASQMLRQLEFSLFDFKLHSKLYSGESIQDLLDSIRKDTALIKPPAYNKFQNGFSHIFAGGYAAGYYSYKWAEVLSADLFFSVVDEGIFDSNVAKAYLDIVLKGGGAKSMDEYFKTLMGREPDAQSLLRLNGII
- a CDS encoding trypsin-like peptidase domain-containing protein; protein product: MITQTLLDTYIDNIIQIMTPYGTGSGFIMGDLIVTNSHVVGGLKEVVVSSKDIKRTIAKVVYDDSDYDLAFIKTEFDEPKNPLKLSSSRVKNGDTTIAIGHPYGLNYTATEGIVSKASRLYEDLEYIQIDAAINPGNSGGPLLNVKGDVIGVNTFIIQNANNLGFALPHFYVKEAIQNFKEVGEINIIKCPSCKNLIKEKDIKNDYCPECGTKLEIAKLRRKGYTPSGATKRLEDILDSLNINVTLSRRSQASWRVDYGSARIEINYYENGIIIGDSKLCRIPKEDIENIYDYLLSENENLSYLQFSINENSIYLSYLIVDSSLTFDEGRVALERLFRLSDEYDEILIDRFKAIKLKRDEEDR